A region of Gemmobacter sp. 24YEA27 DNA encodes the following proteins:
- a CDS encoding PLP-dependent aminotransferase family protein: MTRYEKVAGMITARIGAGALRPGDRLPSVRQMSRITGFSAVTVLHGYELLESRGLCRAQPRSGYFVTAVPPAPDSLPDTAPDDRAEDLHSQLLRPQQDRRFETFGAMWICDDLIPRAQADRIMRQSLRTGSRRLAEGLEPDGDLRMREEICRHIARRGTFAQPGEILITGSAIQACNLCLDSFTRPGDTVLVESPGYFPLLATLRRRDLKVIEITPDPLRGLDPEEFARLLAAHPVRAAILTVTNHFPTGVTCPPEVMERLVAIAARHGTVIIENDMFGDLGYRPGPRVTLRHFDQGATVVQIGSFEFTLPPEYGYGWVVGGLHKRDLLVTHYMNGHRLRDGFVQWGIARYLSGRSYDRQLRNLNRMLARRMQEGRAILTEALGGRGALSDPAGASPAG; the protein is encoded by the coding sequence CGGGCGCTTTGCGGCCGGGGGATCGTCTGCCCTCGGTGCGGCAGATGAGCCGGATCACCGGGTTCAGCGCGGTCACGGTGCTGCATGGCTATGAGCTTTTGGAAAGCCGTGGCCTGTGCCGGGCGCAGCCGCGCTCGGGCTATTTCGTCACAGCCGTTCCGCCCGCGCCTGACAGCCTGCCCGATACCGCCCCTGACGACAGGGCAGAGGATCTGCACAGCCAGCTCCTGCGTCCACAGCAGGACCGCCGGTTCGAGACCTTTGGCGCCATGTGGATCTGTGACGATCTGATCCCGCGCGCCCAGGCCGACCGCATCATGCGCCAGTCGCTGCGCACCGGCAGCCGCCGCCTCGCCGAGGGGCTGGAGCCCGATGGCGATCTGCGGATGCGCGAGGAGATCTGCCGCCATATCGCCCGCCGCGGCACCTTTGCCCAGCCGGGTGAGATCCTGATCACCGGATCGGCGATCCAGGCCTGCAACCTCTGTCTCGACAGCTTTACCCGGCCGGGCGATACCGTGCTGGTCGAAAGCCCCGGTTATTTCCCGCTGCTGGCCACGCTGCGGCGGCGCGATCTGAAGGTGATCGAAATCACCCCCGATCCGCTGCGCGGCCTTGACCCGGAGGAATTTGCCCGGCTGCTGGCAGCGCATCCGGTGCGCGCCGCGATCCTGACAGTGACCAACCATTTTCCAACCGGCGTCACCTGCCCGCCAGAGGTGATGGAGCGGCTTGTCGCCATCGCCGCGCGGCATGGCACCGTGATCATCGAGAATGATATGTTTGGCGATCTTGGCTACCGGCCGGGCCCGCGCGTCACACTGCGGCATTTCGATCAGGGCGCCACGGTGGTGCAGATCGGCAGTTTCGAATTCACCCTGCCGCCGGAATATGGCTATGGCTGGGTGGTGGGGGGGCTGCACAAGCGCGATCTGCTGGTCACCCATTACATGAACGGCCACCGTCTGCGCGACGGTTTCGTGCAATGGGGCATCGCGCGCTATCTCTCGGGGCGCAGCTATGACCGCCAGCTGCGCAACCTCAACCGCATGCTCGCGCGCCGGATGCAGGAGGGCCGCGCGATCCTGACTGAAGCCCTGGGCGGGCGGGGCGCACTTTCTGATCCGGCGGGGGCTTCACCTGCTGGCTGA